The genomic window GGGCAAGCGGTAACTGCAGGGCGGCCGGGACTCGCTGGGACGCGAAACTGAACCCTCCCCTTCCTTAGGAAGTTGTCGTCCCTGCCCGCGGGTCGGCGCGCCCACCGGTCCAGGCACGCGCGGCGAAGGGACACGCCGGTGTTGGGGCTGCAGGCTAATTGGCGCTGGGAACGCCCAAGCTCCGGCCTCTAGCTCTTGAGCAGGGTGGGGCCAAGAGGTTGCATCCGAGCTTGGGCCTTCTGCAGGGGAGAAGGGGGCGAAGAGCTTTGTGACTGATCTGGACTCTCTGCCGCCAGAGCATCAGCATATCCGCTACAACCCGCTACAAGATGAGTGGGTGCTGGTGTCAGCGCACCGCATGAAGCGTCCCTGGCAGGGGCAGGTAGAGCACCAGCCTCTGACAACAGTACCCCGCCATGACCCCCACAACCCTCTCTGTCCGGGGGCCACACGGGCCAATGGAGAGGTCAGTCTTTAAATCCTACATCTGCAGGCTtggcgggggggtggggcggggtgggtgggAGTAGGGGGAGTAGCTCCATCTCCTTTCCCTTACGGCTCCCCTTCACCCCACAGAGGAATGGACCCTAACCCTTCACCTCACAGGGGGAGTGGACCTCCTTCTGGGTCATATCCCACCAAGTCTTTCTGACCTCAGAGTGGCCTTCCCCACCTACTTATAACCTTGGGACCCACCAGATGACTGGTGATATAGGCCAGCAAAGGCTTCTAGCCCATCCTTGTCTGTAGGTGAATCCTGACTATGAAGGCACCTTCCTGTTTGACAACGACTTCCCAGCTCTGCAGCCTGATGCCCCTAGTCCAGGTAACCTGGCTCTGGGTGCTGTTGGGGAGCAAAGAGGTTGTACCTTGTTGGGGGACTTCTACTGCATAGAGTGATACCCCTTTATCTTAGGACCCAGTGATCACCCCCTTTTCCAAGCAGAGGCTGCTCAAGGAGTTTGGTAACAATAAATTTCTACTCTTACACCCTTCAACCTGGGGCCTGGACTGAATACTAGGATTGGGCCCTACCCCCAACACAGCAAGCCCTATACCTATGTCATCTCTCCTTCCTTCACCACCTAGTAAGGTCATGTGCTTCCACCCCTGGTCGGATGTGACACTGCCTCTCATGTCGGTCCCTGAAATCCGAGCTGTCGTTGATGCTTGGGCCTCAGTCACAGAGGAACTGGGTGCCCAGTACCCTTGGGTGCAGGTCTGTGAGGTTGCCCCCTCTACTAGGTGGTCAGGGAAGGGGTGGTAAAATTTGGTTCTGGGAATTGGCACTTTTATTTCCATGGGCTGTGGTCGGGAGGGGTTGACTTGGTGTctttttggcttaaagctccctGCTTCTACTTCGTAGATCTTTGAAAACAAAGGAGCCATGATGGGCTGTTCTAACCCCCATCCCCACTGCCAGGTAAGAGTGTGAGGGGCTTCCATAGATTATCTGGGCTGAGTCCAACCCAGCACTGTGAGTTGGGGAACTGGAGTAAGGGAAGGGCCAGAGGAAGTATGCTACTGATGAGGAGGCTCAGGGGGTGAAGGATCTGTCTGCTCTTCTACTGCCCCTTGACAGGTGTGGGCCAGCAGCTTCCTGCCAGATGTTGCCCAGCGTGAGGAGCGATGTCAGCGGGCCTATCAGAGTCAGCATGGAGAACCCCTGCTTGTGGAGTACAGCCGCCAGGAGCTGCTCAGGAAGGTGGGAGAAAGCCAAATCTTGTGTCCCTAAGAAGCCCTTAACCTCACCCCAAAAGGAGAGGTGTGTGAAGAAGGGTAGAACAGAAGTAGCAGAGAGACTTGCTAGGGGACACAGCAATAAGCTAAAAGAAAGATAATGAAGACTTAGACTAGGGTGATAGTGACAGAGGTGGTGAGAAGCCATCAGTTTCTACATAGGTTTTTTGGTCTTCCCATACCTATTTGCTGGCCTCCTCACACCCACCTTGATGACATCATTTCCATTGGGTTGGCCTAGGAACGTCTGGTCCTAACTAGTGAGCACTGGTTGGTGCTGGTCCCCTTCTGGGCAGTGTGGCCCTTTCAGACATTACTGCTGCCCCGTCGGCATGTGCGGCGGCTGCCTGAGCTGACCCCTGCTGAGCGTGACGGTGAGTCTCCCAGCTGGGCCCCTGGGGCCAGGCTTTGGCTGGGGATGGCTCTGGTGGGGACAGCATCTGTGCCCCAGACTGAGAGTTAGGCTCTGATTCCAGATCTATCCTCCATCATGAAGAAGCTCTTGACCAAGTATGACAACCTATTTGAAACATCCTTCCCCTACTCCATGGGCTGGCACGGTGAGGCTTCCAGAGTACCTATGTCTATCCCCAACGCCATTTCTGGGCTCCTGGGTCCCAGCTTAGTGGGCTGCAACTCCCAGTAGGCCTTGGAACACTTGCTGGGGAAGCATTCAGAGCAGATATGCCAGAACTGAGAGTGGAGACGCAAACTTAGTGAAACTATGTCTCCCAGTGCACTTTCTGGTGCCTTGTCTCTCTGGCAGAGAATGCGGGAAGATGTAGTTTTCAGGTACCTGCTATGGtttggggagaaggcaacggcacccgactccagtactcttgcctggaaagtcccagggacggaggagcctggagctaAGCTGAAGAACTAAGAAAGGACCCTTCCCAACCATCTCTGCCTTCTTTTTGTCAGGGGCTCCCACAGGATCAGAGGCTGGAGCCAACTGGGACCACTGGCAGCTACATGCTCATTATTACCCTCCACTCCTGCGCTCTGCTACAGTCCGGAAGTTCATGGTTGGCTATGAAATGCTTGCCCAGGCCCAGAGGG from Bos indicus x Bos taurus breed Angus x Brahman F1 hybrid chromosome 8, Bos_hybrid_MaternalHap_v2.0, whole genome shotgun sequence includes these protein-coding regions:
- the GALT gene encoding galactose-1-phosphate uridylyltransferase, with protein sequence MATTFRASEHQHIRYNPLQDEWVLVSAHRMKRPWQGQVEHQPLTTVPRHDPHNPLCPGATRANGEVNPDYEGTFLFDNDFPALQPDAPSPGPSDHPLFQAEAAQGVCKVMCFHPWSDVTLPLMSVPEIRAVVDAWASVTEELGAQYPWVQIFENKGAMMGCSNPHPHCQVWASSFLPDVAQREERCQRAYQSQHGEPLLVEYSRQELLRKERLVLTSEHWLVLVPFWAVWPFQTLLLPRRHVRRLPELTPAERDDLSSIMKKLLTKYDNLFETSFPYSMGWHGAPTGSEAGANWDHWQLHAHYYPPLLRSATVRKFMVGYEMLAQAQRDLTPEQAAERLRALPEVHYRLGQKDRETAAIA